Proteins from one Desulfonema limicola genomic window:
- a CDS encoding Smr/MutS family protein — MLSILENFINKLGFKQKKSESLKKNPDPEKKEAVILPDASFVNKDIEPVSLTKNKLTKNKIPIIEEHIDLKEYFTDKDDNLPKVVKKAKKQKKPKIQNTKKTHLPLKNGLPVLSSDEDLYKYFMDNEHNEPDSFSKNIKKNIKKSDKEDFEQMLEISLAGKTREMILIEKYNGVKADKILNKKEIIKYYPLPQDELDLHGCTAAEALKENENFINKSRCKGKRTVLIIVGKGTGTNGKPVLPGVIENQLIEFKRKKIVLDYKWDKGIKRKSGALIVYLNE; from the coding sequence ATGCTTTCCATTCTTGAAAATTTTATAAACAAACTTGGTTTTAAACAAAAGAAATCTGAATCTTTGAAAAAAAATCCAGACCCAGAAAAAAAAGAAGCCGTAATACTGCCAGATGCCTCTTTTGTAAATAAAGATATAGAACCTGTCAGCCTGACTAAAAATAAACTGACTAAAAATAAAATACCTATTATAGAAGAACACATTGATTTAAAAGAATATTTTACTGATAAGGATGATAATCTTCCAAAGGTTGTTAAAAAAGCAAAAAAACAAAAAAAACCCAAAATACAAAATACAAAAAAAACTCATCTTCCTTTAAAAAATGGACTGCCTGTATTAAGCAGTGATGAAGATTTATATAAATATTTTATGGATAATGAACATAATGAGCCAGATTCATTTTCCAAAAATATAAAAAAAAATATAAAAAAGAGTGATAAAGAAGATTTTGAACAAATGCTTGAAATATCCCTGGCTGGAAAAACCAGGGAAATGATTTTGATTGAAAAGTACAATGGGGTTAAAGCAGATAAAATACTGAATAAAAAAGAAATAATCAAATATTACCCTTTGCCCCAAGATGAACTTGATTTACACGGCTGTACAGCAGCAGAAGCTTTAAAAGAAAATGAGAATTTTATCAATAAATCAAGGTGTAAAGGCAAGCGCACTGTATTAATTATAGTGGGAAAAGGCACAGGTACTAATGGCAAACCTGTTTTACCTGGTGTTATTGAGAATCAGCTAATTGAATTTAAAAGAAAAAAAATTGTGCTTGATTATAAATGGGATAAAGGCATTAAGCGTAAAAGCGGGGCATTAATAGTTTACCTTAATGAATAG